A region of the Myxococcus stipitatus DSM 14675 genome:
CGCATGGGGCTCACCTGGCGCGTGGTGATGCCCACGCTGGTGCGAGCGTTCGGGAAGTTGCCGGGCTGGGCGGGCACGGCGGAGGACCTGCCCGCGGGAGTGGCTGAGCAGTGGGCGCGGTGGTGCCTGTCCCCTGACTACCTGTTGAGCGAGGGCGGCGAGGCGCGTCGCGAGGCCTATGCGTCGCTGTACCTGCCGCTGCGGGCGTACAGCTTCGCGGACGACGAGATGGCGCCGCGTGCGGCGGTGGAGCACCTGTTGTCGTTCTACGCGGACTCGCTGATGGAGCACCGTCACGTGTCCCCGAAGGACCTGGGACGGGCCATCGGTCACTTCGGATTCTTCCGTGAGACGTTCCGAGACACGCTCTGGTGCGAAGCCACCGAGTGGCTCGCAATCCACGCCCTCACGCCTCGCCCTGCCACCGGGGCCTGAGGCAACACGCCCTCAGAACGTCCAGTAGAACATGGGGACGGGGACTCCTCGGAACGAGTCCACCGCCAGACTGAGATGAAGGGTGTACAGCGGCACGTAAGTCCCCACGAGCACGAAGACCCCAAGCCCGAGGACAGCCGCCAGCGCGAAGGGACCGCGTCGCGCGGAGTGAAGAACCTTCAAGGCTTGCATCGAGGAGACCAGAAAGAGAGTCCCCGGCACCACCGTCAGCAGAAACCCAATCCAATACAGCCATTCATGGCCGGGACTGGGGCTGAACGGCCCCTCGCCGCGACCCACGACACCGAGATGCGAACCCACCGACAGATAGGTCAGGACTAGCAACATGCCCACCGTGGCGAAGGTCCCCCCTGCGTAGAGCGCCATGGCCACGGAGCTGGACCAGCGCCGTTGACTCCCGAAGAACCGCAGCACGGCATGCATCACCAGCCCGAGCAGCGCGTAGTACAGATGCGGAACAAGCGTCCGCATGAACTGCTCGAACAGGGAAATCGTTGCCACCCCATACTTCACCGTCTTCATGACGCGCATGGCGCCGACGACCAATGCCGAGGCCACCGTCACGTAGGCCAGCGGACTCATGACCTCTTCCCATCCTCCGCGAGCCCATCGCTCCGCGAAGCGCCCAGGACTTCGCGCGAAGAGCCACGCGGTATTCAGCACCAACCTCACAGGAGCCAGTGCCTCCTGGGCCCATCGCGGCTCTTCTCCGTTCGCGGCGCCTTCTTCCGGGAAAGTCACTTCCACGCGAGGCGGCACTGAGAAGGACGGGGATGCCACGGACATCGGACGGCCCCCAGAGGCTTCGACCTCCGCGGGCGAGGGCCTAGGAGCAGGAATAGCCATGAGCCTCGACTCTAGGGAACGACGGAACCGCGAGCCGAACCCGCGCCCCGCCACCTCAACAGCATTCCGTTGAACAGACAACATCCCCCCACCCCGTCCCCCTCCTGACGCAGTAGAACGCGCTCCATGGACCTGGAGCTCCAAGGCAGATCCGCCCTCATCACCGGCAGCAGCAAAGGCATCGGCCGCGCCACCGCCGCCGCCCTCGCCCGTGAGGGCGCTCGCGTGTGCTTGAGCGCTCGCGGCGCGGAGGCCCTGGAGGAAGCCGCGCGCGAGCTGCGCGCCACCGGCGCAGACATCGCCACCGTCGTCGCGGACGTGGCCACCCTCGAAGGTGCCCGCGCCGCCGTCGACGCGGCCGTGCGCGCCTTCGGCACCCTGGACATCCTCGTCAACAACGTGGGCGGCAGCGGCGGCGCCGGGGCCTTCCACACCGCCACCACCGACCAGTGGACCGCCGTGCTCGACCGCAACCTCATGTCCGCCGTGTGGTGCAGTCAGCGAGCCGTGGAGGTCATGCGCGCCCAGGGCGGCGGCACCATCATCCACATCAACTCCATCTACGGCCGCGAGTACGCCACCAGCGCGCCCTACACCACCGCCAAGGCGGGCCTCACCGCCCTCACCAAGGAGATGGCCGTGGACCTCGCGCCCCACCGCATCCGCGTCAACGGCGTCGCCCCCGGCTCCATCCTCTTCCCCGGCGGAAGCTGGGACAAACGCCAGAAGGCCGACCCCGAGAAGGTCGCGAAGCTGGTCCAGGACGAGCTGCCCTGGGGTCGCTTCGGCTCGCCCGAGGAGGTGGCGGACGTGGTGGCCTTCCTCTGCTCGGAGCGTGCCCGTTGGGTCACCGGGGCCACCCTTCCCGTGGACGGAGGCCAGGGCCGCGCCTTCTGAGAGCACCGCCCGGCCACTGTGCTATGGAGGGCGCCCTCCGAATGGAAAACGCCGCGTGCTGAAGCTCTACAAGAAGGAAGGCGACAGCCTCCGCTACTGGGAGGTCTGGGTTCACGAAGGGGTGCTCACCACACACTGGGGCACCGTGGGCGAAGTCGGCGAGCAGAAGGAAGCGCCCCTCCCCCCGGACGAGGACCCCGACTTCGCCATCGCCGACGCCGCGGGCCCCCTCATCGAGGACGGCTATGACGAGCCCGAGCTCGACGCCATGGCCACCCTCCTCGTCCAGTACCCCATCGAGGGCAAGGGCACCGGCCACGACGTGGAGAAGCGCGTCGCCGTGGAGGAGCTCCTCACCGACGCCCTCGGCTGGACGGGCAACGGCGACGTGGAAGGCGGCGAGATGCGAGACGGCCACCTGCGCATCTACTGCCAGGTCATGCACACCGAGGCCGCCGTGCGCGCCGTGGTGACGGCCCTCGAGTCCGAGGACCTCCTCGACGGCGCCTCCGTGCTCCTCGCCGAAGGCGACGCCGAGCCCCGCCTGCTCTGGCCCACCGCCTCCTGAACGCACCGCGCGGCCTCGGAAGGTCTTCCCCCCGAGGCCGCCCACGCCCGCGCTACCGCCGAGCCGACTTGCCGGTGATGCGGCGCCACCAGTCGCTCAGACGCTCCGGCCGCAGGGCCGTCTCCATCTCATCGCCATCCAGGACACCATCCTCATCCTGGTCCACGCCGATGCGCGTCTCGGAGCCCTTGGGCACCAGCGTGTACGTCAGCTCCGCGCCAGGCCCCGCGCCCGCGAGCAATTGCGTCCCGCTCACCGTCTCCACGGCCTTGTCCGACTGGAACGTGCCACTGCCCAGGTACGTGAAGCCTCGCGTCTCTCCCGCGCGGATGCCCTTCACCACCAACCCCACCTTGCCCGCGTTCGCCAGCGTCATGAACTGAGCGAGCCGAGCGAGCTGCGCGGGCGTCGAGGAGACAATCGTCACCTGCTGCCCCACCGCCGCATGCGAGTCCTTGCTCGCGGGCCCCGGCGGCAACAGCGGGTCCGTGGGTGAGCCGAGCGGCAGGTCCCCGCCGGAGAAGGACAGCAGCAGCGCCACCAGGTCCGCCACGTCCTGGTCGCTCGACGGGTGGAACGGGGGCTCGGTGACGAAGCGCGCCAGCGAGTCCACGCTGCCATCGTGGATGAACGAGAAGCCCGTGAGGCTCTCCAGCTGGCTCAGCTCCAGGCCCACCTTCTCGTAGAGGTTGCGCAGCTGCGGCACCTTCAGCGAGACGTTGGTGCTGCCATCCGTGGACACGAGCGCGTGGTGCGACTCGCCCAGGGGACCCGTGGGCATCGGAACCCACGTGGTACCACTCCACTGGCTGTTCGTGCCCACCCCCGACGGGAAGGTGTGGCACGTGTTGCACGCGAAGAGCTGCTGCGCGAGCAGGTTCGGCGGACGGAACAGCGCCAGGCCCCGCGTCGCGTCGCCATTCGCCAAGGGCTGCCCCTCGGGCGCGAAGCGGCCCGTCGTGTAGTGGCCCGGCAGCGGCAGGTTCGACGGCAGCGAGTTGTCCAGGTTGCGGAACGGGTTGGGCGGGAAGGACAGCGTCGCGAGGAAGGAGCGCAGCTCGTTCATCTCCGGCGTCGTGAGCTGCGTGTCATCGCCCTGGAGCCCCTCGAACGCGGGGTTGAACTCCTCCAGGCTCGCGCGGTCTCCGCGCCAGTGCAGCGGCTCCTTGCCGATGATGTCCTGGAGCGTCTGCGTCGTCATGGGTCCCTTCATCGGGTGCCACGGCTCGAACGGGGGCAGCCCCAGCCCCATGCCCAGGTTCTGCCCCGTCAGCGCCTTCACCGTGCCGGACGGGTCACCCAAGTCCCACGCGAGCTTGTCCATGCGCGCATCCACATGGCACGACGCGCAGGAGATGTGGCCCAGGCCCGACGTCTTGTGCGTGTCGTAGAGGTGCTTGCGGCCCACCTTGATGGCGGACGGCGTCGGGTCGAAGAACGAGACGCGCGCCATCTCCCACAGCCAGCCCGCGTTCACCACGGAGATGCTCCCGCCGAAGCGGTTGAGCACGTAGAGCCGGTCTCGCACGGAGTCGTGGACGATGCCCGTGGGGCCCTCACCCACCGTCACCTGCCCCAGCCGCGTCCCACCCGGCCCCATCGCCACCACGTTGTTGGAGCCCATGCCCGTCACGAACGCCCGCGTGCCGCTCGAGTTCCAGACGACGCCGCGCGGGTCTCCCACCGACTGGTTGCGCACCGTCTGCGACACGGTGGGCGTGGCGTACGTCAGGTGCGGATTGAGGTCATGCACCACCGGCGAGGCGGGATTGTTCGGGTCCACCATCGCCATCAGCACGCGCAGGAAGCGCCCGTTGACGTTGGGCTCGAAGCGCACCTCGTTGTGCGCGTCCGTGCCCACCACCGTGACGGAGCCGGAAGGGTGCACCGCCAGCGCCATGTTCATGTTCATCAGCCGCCGGGCATAGGTGACGCCCAGCGTGGTGGTGTCGATGATGGCCAGGTCCCGGTCCGGCAAGTCCCAGCCGGTGCGGCGCCCGGAGCCGGAGGCATTCGGCCCGCTCACCAGGTCCGTCCAGTCCGCGGTGTTGTCATCCATCCACCGGCCCAGCGCGTTCTTCCGCACGATGAGCCCCACCGCGGGAGGCGGAGGATTCGCCGGGTTCTTCGCGGGAGAGAAGAGGGAGCCCGCGTTGGGCGGCGGGTTGACGCCGGCATAGGGGCCGCGCGGGTCATTCACCGCGTTGGGCGGATGGGCGGTGGGGTCCACCGAGCCACCGCCGAGGATGGTGGTGCCATTGCCCGACTCGAAGATGGCCGCATAGACGTAGCGCCCGTTCGCGCTCACCGCGAGCGCCCGAGGGTCCTCGCCCTTGAGCGCGATTCGCTGCGGCGCCGCATCCAACTGGTTGGGATTCACCACCATCACCCGGTTGACCTGGGAGCAGGTGATGAACGCGCGCTGCGGCGTGCCCGCGAAGATGACATCCGCGGGCTCGTCATCCGTGTGCAGGGTGGCCGTCACCACGCCCCGCTCCAGGTCGACGATGCTCACGCTGTCCGAGATGTGATTCACGACCCACGCCTCGGTATTGCTTCGAGCGCGAACAGAGACGGGGTCCAACCCCACGGGGATGGAATCCACCAACTCCAGGCTCCTGCGGGAGGTCAGGTCGAACACCATCAGCCGGTTGTTCGCTGTATTGACGGCGAGCAAGAGATTGCCATCCGGCGTCATCTCGAGCGGGTGAACCTGCGAATTTTCCCAATTTACAAAAGAATCATTCGCCTGAGACACACCCGGGAGCCAAGCCAAGACAACACAAAGCAAGACCGCGAGTCGTGCGACACCCACCATATCGGGGACCTCCACGTCGTGAAGAAGCGGTGCTTCTCACTGTCTTGCATTTAACAACGGGCTCGATGCAACTCCTTGCTCATCAAAATCGTGAAACGTCCTTGGCTCGCGTTCGACATTTCCTCTCACGAATCAAAGATTCGGGCTCCCTGGAAAGCGACTCGAGGCGTCACACACGCCGAGCAAAGACAAACAAGGGAACCCCACACCCCGAGGTAAAACAGAAAAAGCCGAACACCGGCTCCGTCTCCGGGCCGGTGCTCCAATCGGGCGGCATTTTTTCTGTTTCAGCCGTGAGAGCCCGGGGTCGAGTTCCCCTCAGGCCTGGGTCGAAACACACGGAAGAGGAGCGCGATGGAAGGCACCACCGTGAGCGCGCCGATGACGACCGCGACCAGCAGCACGCGCTGAGTCGAGGCGCTGGAGGCGGCGCTGCTCAGCGTGATGTCGGGCACCACCAGGTACGGGTACTGGGACGCGGCCCAACCCAGGACGATGAGCCCGGCCTGGAAGGCCGCGGCCAGCCGCGCCCACTGGAAGCGCCGCGTCCACAGCAGGGCGAAGGCCGTCACCGCCGCCACCGCCGTGGCCCCGTGCAGCGCCAGCGCGAAGGGAGAGCGCAAGAGGCCCTCCCACACCCGAGGCGCGCCGCCGCGAGCCAGGAGCAGCACCACCAGGGCCGCGAGGAACACGGCCACACCCGCTCCCAGGGCCCGCCGACGGAAGTCCTCGCGCAGGCCCTCCGAGTGGGCCTCGTGGGTGAGGTACACCGCCGCCAGGAACGCGAAGAGGGTCAACGCCAACACACCCACCGCCCAGGCGAAGGGCGACAGCCACGAGGCGAAGAAGCCGCTCACCACCACGCGTCCCTCGACGCGGATGTCCCCGCTCGCCACCGCGCCCACGCACATGCCCAACAGCAGCGGCGCGACGACGCTGGCGATGCTGAAGACCAGCCCCCACTGCCGCTCCGCCGCGTAGCCGCGCAGGTCATAGGCGCGGAAGGTGAAGGCCGCGCCCCGGAAGACGATGCCGAGCATCAGGAGCGTGAGGGGGACATGCAGCGCCACGCTCAGCGCCGCGAAGGCGCGAGGGAAGCCCGCGAACATCAACACCATGCCGACGATGAGCCAGACGTGGTTCACCTCCCACACCGGCCCCATCGCGCGGGCGATGAGGGTGCGCTGCTCCGCCTTGCGCGGGCCGGAGGCGAACAAATCCCACACACCGCCACCGAAGTCCGCGCCGCCGAAGAGGGCGTAGAGGACAAACGCCCCCGCCATCACGAAGCCCAGCATCGCCTCAGTGGACATGGGCGTCGTCCTCCTTCACGCCTCGGCCCGTCACCGGCCCCTCGTCGCGGTCCGGCATCGTGCCGGCCACCTGGCGCTTGAGCAGCGCCACCACCACGGCACCCAGCAAGAGATACACGAGCGTGAACGTCCAGAACGGCGCCGCCAGGTGGGGCACGGGCGTCACCGCGTCCGCGGTGCGCATGACGCCTCGGACAATCCACGGCTGGCGGCCCCACTCGGTGACGAGCCACCCCGCCTCCAGCGCCACCAACCCCAGCGGCCCCGCCACCAGCCAGGCCCACATCATCTTCCGGCCGGAGGGCCAGGCCTTCTTCCGCCACCGATAGACGAGCGTCACCAGCGACAAGAGCGCCATGGCGCTGCCCGTGGCGACCATCACCTGGAAGGCCGCGTGCACCTTCGCCACCGGAGGCCACGTGTCGCGCGGGAACTCGTTCAGCCCCCGCACCTCCGCGTCCGGGTCCCCGAAGGCCAGGATGGACAGCGCCTTGGGGACCGTCACCCCGCCCAGGCGCAGCGGCGCGCCGCGCTCCGTCTCGAAGTGCGACTCCATCGCCGCCAGCTTCACCGGCTGCGCCTTCGCCACGTGCTTGGCGGACAAGTCGCCCACCAGTGGCTGGAGCAACGCGGTGACACACGCCAGTGGGAGCGCCACCGACAGCGCCTTGCGATGGAATGCCGCACCCGGATGACGCAGCAGCACGAAGGCGTGGATGCCCGCCATGGCGAAGGCGCTCGCCTGATAGCAGGAGAGCAGCACGTGCGCGGTCTGGTACTGCCAGCCCGGACTGAACATCGCCACCAGCGGCTGCACCTGCGTGGGCCCGTCGGGCGTGGCCACGAAGCCGGACGGGTCATTCATGAAGACGTTGACCAGCGTGACGAAGAACGCGCTGGCCGCGCCGCTCACCGCCACCATGATGCCGGAGAACAGGTGCAGCCCCGGCGACACCCGCTCGCGGCCGTAGAGGTAGATACCCAGGAAGATGGCCTCGGTGAAGAAGGCCACGCCCTCCAGACTGAAGGGCAGCCCGATCACTTCACCGTACCGGCCCATGAACTCCGGCCACAGCAGGCCCAGCTCGAACGACAGCACCGTGCCGCTCACCGCGCCCACCGCGAAGAGGATGGCCGTCCCCTTCGCCAGCTTGTGGCTCAGCGCCACGTAGTCCGCGTCACCCGTGCGCCGCGCCTTCCAGTCGCTCAACACCATGAGGACCGGCAGCGCCACGCCCGCCGCCGCGAAGACGATGTGGAACGCGAGCGACAGCCCCATCTGCGCCCGCGCATAGAGCAGGTCCGTCATGGACATCAGAATGCGTTATGTTTGATTTATTTGTATTTAGAAATTCTACTCGCCAGACAAAGCCGCACCGGGTGCCCCTCGGGGAGGCACGAGTGTCTGGACGGAGTTCTTCGCCACGGCGGTGGCCAGCGTGGTGGCGAAGATGAGGATGAGCTTGCGGCCCAGCTCCACGCCCACGGGCCGCTGCTCGGCGTTGGAGGCCAGGCGGTCCGGGTGCTCCCACGCGCGCTGGAGCGCCTTGCGCCGCTTCCTGCGCATCACCTCCGCGCGGTGACGGGAGCGATAGACGGCGAAGCCCACACCCGCCCCCACCAGCACCATGGCCACGGCGCCCGCGGCCACCAGCGCGCCGGAGTGCTGCTGGACCTGGTAGCGGACATCCAGCATCCGCCCGCGCCGGCGCTCCAACTCCTCCAGCGTCAGGAGCAGCTCGTCCCGGATGCGGTCCGCCGTCGCCTCCACCTGCCTGCGGTCATCCATGCCCTGGGTGATGCGGTGGTCCGCGTGGCGTTGACGCTCCGACAGCCCGTTGCCCCCTCGGCCGTTGCCATTCATTGCAGCGTCTCCCGCGTGAGGTGGTAGTCGAGCTTCAAGCGCTCCTGGGTGTGCAGCATGGGCTTCTTGGGCAGGCGCTTGACGCCCACCATCAGCAGCCCCGCCGCGACGGCGAGCAGCACCACGCCCACCAGCAGCACGCCCAGCGCCGCGCCCACGGGCAGCGCCAGCCCCAGCGCCACGAAGAGGACGGAGAGCGATACGAGGACCAGCACGGCGCCAGCCCCCAGGAGGATGCCCGCGGTGCGCGCCATCTTCAGCTCGTCCCGCAGCTCCTTCTTGGCGTGCAGCACCTCCGCGCGCACCAGCAAGCGGGTCTCCGCCAGCGCATGGCGGACGAGCTCCGCGGTGGACAGCGACTCCAGTTGGCTGCGCTCCAGGCGCTCTGATTCGAGGTCCACGGCTCACCTCTCCCGCACTCGGGAAGCAGGGCCTTGCCGGGTACGCGCCCGTCCGCTCGGACGGCACCTGCCCCCACTCCTCCGGACAAGGTGAGCAGGGCGAACGAGCGCGAGAAGCCCACCTGGAAGTACAGGACCGAGGCGCGCCTGGCCGCCTGCCCGAAGGCCGGCTCAGCGGCGGCGCTGGTGGGCCAGGGCGGTGGCCAGCGTCTCGCGCACCTGGTGCGCCCGGAAGAGGCGGTCCGCGGTGTCGACGAGGTTCTCCGAGTACAGCACCTGCTTGCGCAGCCGCGCGGGGATGGCGCGAGTGCCCAGGTGCGCGCCAATCAGCGCTCCCGTGAGCGCCGCGGCCACGTCCGCCTCACCGCCGCAGCGCAGCACCAGCGCCACGGCCTCGCGGAAGTCGTGCGGCACCTTCAGCGCGGCGTACAACGACGTCAGGAGCACCGGCACCACGTGCGAGGGCAGCCCGTCCACGCCCTTGAGCTCGCTGGGGGGCACCCCCACCCGACGCAGCTGCGTGAGCGCGCGCGTGGTGTCCCACGTCAGCAGCCGAGGCAGGTGCCGCACCTCTTCCGCCAGCCCCTTGTCGTGCACGGCCGCCGCCAGCGAGAGCTGCTCGCAGAACGCGGCGGGCGTCAGGGGCTCCTCCTCCATGCCCAGCGCGGCGGCCTGCGCGAACGCGGCGGCGGCGGCGGCGCAGACAGGGTCCTTGTGCGTGATGACGGTGAGCACGCCCGCGTCATGCGGCAGGCGCGCGCGCTGACCGCTCTCGAAGAGGCCCACCACCAGCGCGCGGCTGAGGACGGACGGGCACAGCGTGCCCAGGGGCGCGCCCGCGCTCATCCACGGCGAACCGCCGGACAGCCGCTGGAGCGACTCCGCGAGGCTGCGCGGCGGCTGGAGGATGATGCCCTCCTGCCACAGCCACGCCAGGTGCGCCGCCGCGCTGCGGCCCTCGACGCGGCCCTCGCGGATGACGCTCTCCGCCGCGGCCAGCAACAGCTGCGTGTCGTCGCTGAACTGGCCCTTGGCGAACTTCCCCCGAGGCCGAGGCGCGAAGTCCTCAGCGAGCCCAGGCAGCCGCGCGAGGCTGGCCGGTGGGATGCCGCGCAGCGGGAAGCCGAGCGCATCTCCAATGGCGAGCCCCACGAACGCCGCATGGAACCTGTCCTGGCGCTCGGAGGGAGTCAGCGACATGGAGTCGAGGAGATTAACCGAGGCTCAGGGCCGGGCGGACAAAGAGAAGCACGTGAATCGCGTGAAACGCGCACGGCTTCCGGTGAAATGACACGCGTGGGGACTTGACTCGCGAAGGAGGACTCCACTCACGTGTCTCACGCGAGCGGCTTCGGCCCCGTGCAGCAGGACACACGCCGTCATCACCGTCCACCTTCCTTGGCTCGTGCCCCGCCCGCCGTCGCGCGGGGGTGGGCTGACTACCGCAACCGGCATGGGGCGGCAAGCCCGAGCACCCCGGGGACCTCGCGCACCTGCACACGTGTCCAACTCCGGAAGCTTGCGTGCGTGCGGCTCGCACGGAGCGCAAGGCACACCCGGCATGTCCAGGTGGCAGCGACGCGCGGGAGTCGGCACACGCGCCGTCACGCGTCAGGCGTCGTCGCGTCCCAGGTTGACGACGGCTTGCAGCCGCGCCACCACGGCCTCCGCGCCCTGGTGCAGGTGCGTCCCGTCCCAGAGTGCGGGCACGGAGTGGCCACCGTGCAGCGTCCAGTCCAGCTCCGCCTGTGCATACGCGAGGTTGCGGAACTCGACGCGGTCCTCCAGCGCGTGGTCGACGACGTAGCGCCGCGCCACGGCGGAGGGCTTGTCGGCGATGCGGTGGAACAACTCGAGCGTGGAAGAGGTCATGGCGTCGACACGGGGAGGAAGAGCGCCGCCAGGTCCTTGCGGGAGCGGCCCACCAGGTCCGCCAGTGTGTACCGGTCCAGCACGGCGAGGAAGGCCTCTCGCGCCTCGGAGAGCACGCCCTTGAGGCCACACGCCGGCGAGATGGGGCAGGTGTTCTTCTCGCGGTTGAAGCACTCCACCAGCTCGAAGTCGGGCTCGGCCGCGCGCAGCACCTTGCCCACGCGGATGTCCTTCGTCGCGCGCGCCAGCATCACGCCGCCGGAGCGCCCCGCCTTGACCTCCACGAAGCCCTCCGACGCGAGCGTCTGCACCACCCGCACCAGGTGGTGCTTGGAGATGCCGTACGCGTCCGCCAGCTCCTGCGTGGAGGCGAGCCGCTCCGGCCTCGCGGCGAGGTAGAGCAGGACACGCAGCGAGTAGTCGGCGTGGAGGGTGAGGTGCACGTCAGCGAGCTCCCGAGGCCTCCGCCCTGGGGGTGCTCGGCAGGAAGACATCCGCGTGGAGGTCCTTCAGCGCGAGTCCCGAGAGGAAGAGCTTCTTGCGCAGGGATAACACCAATCCGGAGTCCCCGCAGAGGAAGGCCCGGAAGCCCGCGGGCTTGGGACACTCCGCGCGGAGGAGCACGTCGAGCGCGCCCTCCGCCACGTCCCGGCTGCCGCCCGTCAGCACGCTCGGCCGGTAGTGGAAACCCGAGTGACGACGCGCGAGTTCCCGCAGCTCCTCCGTGAGGTAGAGCCCCTCCGGCGTGCGCGCGCCCTGGAAGAGCCAGATGGGTCCGGTGTGTCCCGACTCGAGCGCGTCACGGACGATGCCGTACAGCGGCGCCAGGCCCGTGCCCGTGCCCGCGAGCAGCAAGGGTTGCTCGAAGCGGCCCGGAACATAGAAGCAGCTTCCCGCGGGGCCCTGCACGGCCACGGCGTCTCCCGCGCGCGCGTGCTCCGACAGCCAGCCGCTCATCAGTCCGCCCGGGATGCGGCGCACGTGCAACTCCAGCAGCCCCTCGCGCGGCAGGCTCGCCAGGGAGTAGCTGCGGGCGAGTCCATCCTCCCGCAGCAGCGACACGTACTGCCCCGCCCGGTAGTCCAGCGGCGCGGAGGTGGACAGCCTCACGCGCAGCACGCTCGCGGACAGCGGCGTCACGGAGTCGATGCGCGCGGGGACTCGCAGCGCGTCCGCGCCGGAGACCTCCAGGCGCGTGCCCGCGGCGGGCTTGCAGACACACGCGAGGAAGTAGCCCTGCGCGCGCAGCGTGTCCTTGAGTCCCACGCGCGCGGCGTCCGGCACGTCGCCGGAGGTCGCGCGCATGAGGCAGGACTGGCACGCCCCCGCGCGGCAGGAGTTCGGCACCGCCACGCCCTGGCGCAGGAGCCCGTCCAGCACGCTCTCCTCGGGCTCGAGCGGATACCACTTCGACTCGTGCTTCACCTGGGTCATGGACATGGCGTGCCTCCTGGGGGGTTCAGCGGTTGAGCACGTCCGCGCGAGCCCCACCCGCGATGGCCAGCACCTGCGCCACCAGCGGCGCGGCCACGCCCAATTCCTCCAGCGTGGCGCGCAGGTGCTCCACCACCGCGTCGAAGTGCACGTCGCCGAGGCCGCGCTTCACCAGGTGCGCATGGCCCGCGCGCATGTCCTTCCCCGAGTAGCTCGACGGCCCGCCCGTCACCATCGTCAGGAACGCCTTCTGCTTCGACGCCTGGCGCTCCATGTCCACGTCCTCGAAGAAGTGGCTGATGCGGTCGTCGGACAGCACCTTCCGGTAGAACACCTCCACCGCCGCCGCCATCGCCGGCTCCCCGCCAATCTGCTCGTAGACGCTCTTCTGCTGCGCAGCCGTGCTCATCGCATCCGCTCCTTCGCCCGGGTCGGGTTTAAAGATGCATTTCAAATGCATCGTTTGACAGAGAGGGTCAACTGAAGGAGAGAAGCCGCGCGAATCGAGGGAATCAGGCGCCCCGCGCAAATTCTTCACGTCTCCGCGCGAAAATTGCGCCCCAGTCCCGGGCCGGTGCCGACGTAGTGACGGAAGACGTAGAGCAGCGGCCGCCAGCGCGTCACGTCGACATGGTGGGTGCCTGGCACGGTGATGTCCTCGTGCGCGTGCACCCGGGTGACGCGCAGCTCGACGATGGCGAACGAGGGCGCGTCCTCGCCAGGCGTGAGCGTCGACCGGTGCGCCGAGAGCAGCACCGCCTCGAACTGCAGCGGACACTCGGCCACGCGCGGCGGC
Encoded here:
- a CDS encoding RrF2 family transcriptional regulator; the encoded protein is MHLTLHADYSLRVLLYLAARPERLASTQELADAYGISKHHLVRVVQTLASEGFVEVKAGRSGGVMLARATKDIRVGKVLRAAEPDFELVECFNREKNTCPISPACGLKGVLSEAREAFLAVLDRYTLADLVGRSRKDLAALFLPVSTP
- a CDS encoding 2Fe-2S iron-sulfur cluster-binding protein, with amino-acid sequence MSMTQVKHESKWYPLEPEESVLDGLLRQGVAVPNSCRAGACQSCLMRATSGDVPDAARVGLKDTLRAQGYFLACVCKPAAGTRLEVSGADALRVPARIDSVTPLSASVLRVRLSTSAPLDYRAGQYVSLLREDGLARSYSLASLPREGLLELHVRRIPGGLMSGWLSEHARAGDAVAVQGPAGSCFYVPGRFEQPLLLAGTGTGLAPLYGIVRDALESGHTGPIWLFQGARTPEGLYLTEELRELARRHSGFHYRPSVLTGGSRDVAEGALDVLLRAECPKPAGFRAFLCGDSGLVLSLRKKLFLSGLALKDLHADVFLPSTPRAEASGAR
- a CDS encoding group I truncated hemoglobin; this encodes MSTAAQQKSVYEQIGGEPAMAAAVEVFYRKVLSDDRISHFFEDVDMERQASKQKAFLTMVTGGPSSYSGKDMRAGHAHLVKRGLGDVHFDAVVEHLRATLEELGVAAPLVAQVLAIAGGARADVLNR